The following are encoded together in the Carassius auratus strain Wakin chromosome 34, ASM336829v1, whole genome shotgun sequence genome:
- the hao2 gene encoding 2-Hydroxyacid oxidase 2 isoform X2 translates to MTMVCLSDFEEYAKQHLSKATWDYYEAGADDCCTRDDNLQAYKRIRLRPRILRDVSLNDTRTSVLGTEISFPVGIAPTAFHCLAWHEGEQATARATEAVNTCYIASTYSTCSVEEIAAAAPNGYRWFQLYLYRDRKLSEQIVRRVEALGYKALVLTVDVPYTGKRRNDIRNQFKLPPHLMVKNFEGMFQEQTSTQEEYGIPANTLDPSISWKDVCWLQSLSRLPIIIKGILTKEDAELAVEHGVQGIIVSNHGGRQLDGVPATIDCLPEIVDAVQGRVEVYMDGGIRTGNDVLKAVALGAKCVFIGRPAVWGLAYKGEEGVREILQILHDEFRLSMALSGCRNVAEINRNLIQFSRL, encoded by the exons ATGACTATGGTCTGTTTGAGTGATTTTGAGGAATATGCCAAGCAGCACCTCTCAAAGGCTACATGGGACTATTATGAGGCTGGAGCTGATGACTGTTGCACCAGAGATGACAACTTGCAGGCCTATAAACG GATCCGCTTGAGGCCGCGGATCTTACGTGATGTGTCGCTCAATGACACTCGGACCTCTGTGCTGGGAACGGAGATAAGCTTCCCTGTGGGAATTGCTCCAACAGCTTTCCACTGCCTCGCATGGCATGAGGGAGAACAGGCCACTGCTAGAG CCACTGAGGCAGTGAACACCTGTTACATAGCCAGCACATACTCCACATGTTCAGTGGAGGAGATTGCCGCAGCAGCACCAAACGGCTACCGTTGGTTCCAGCTGTACTTGTACCGGGACCGAAAACTCTCGGAGCAGATTGTACGCAGAGTGGAGGCACTTGGGTACAAAGCTCTGGTGCTTACAGTGGACGTGCCCTACACTGGCAAAAGGCGCAATGACATACGCAACCAGTTTAAGCTTCCCCCTCACCTGATGGTCAAGAACTTTGAGGGAATGTTCCAG GAGCAGACAAGCACTCAGGAGGAATATGGGATCCCAGCTAATACACTGGACCCTTCAATCAGCTGGAAGGATGTGTGCTGGCTCCAGTCTCTATCACGGCTGCCTATAATCATCAAGGGCATCCTTACAAAAGAGGATGCAGAGCTGGCCGTAGAGCATGGCGTCCAGGGGATAATTGTGTCTAATCATGGGGGCCGGCAACTGGATGGAGTGCCCGCAACG ATAGATTGTCTGCCTGAGATAGTGGATGCAGTGCAGGGCCGGGTCGAGGTCTACATGGACGGAGGGATCCGCACAGGCAATGATGTGCTAAAGGCCGTAGCCTTGGGAGCCAAATGTGTGTTTATTGGCAGACCAGCAGTCTGGGGCCTCGCTTACAAG GGGGAGGAAGGAGTGAGAGAGATCTTACAGATTCTACATGACGAGTTTCGTTTATCCATGGCTCTGTCAG GTTGCCGAAACGTTGCTGAAATCAACAGGAACCTCATTCAGTTCTCCAGACTTTGA
- the hao2 gene encoding 2-Hydroxyacid oxidase 2 isoform X1 — MNILSSSGEEGVCVEMTMVCLSDFEEYAKQHLSKATWDYYEAGADDCCTRDDNLQAYKRIRLRPRILRDVSLNDTRTSVLGTEISFPVGIAPTAFHCLAWHEGEQATARATEAVNTCYIASTYSTCSVEEIAAAAPNGYRWFQLYLYRDRKLSEQIVRRVEALGYKALVLTVDVPYTGKRRNDIRNQFKLPPHLMVKNFEGMFQEQTSTQEEYGIPANTLDPSISWKDVCWLQSLSRLPIIIKGILTKEDAELAVEHGVQGIIVSNHGGRQLDGVPATIDCLPEIVDAVQGRVEVYMDGGIRTGNDVLKAVALGAKCVFIGRPAVWGLAYKGEEGVREILQILHDEFRLSMALSGCRNVAEINRNLIQFSRL; from the exons ATGAACATATTGAGCTCTAGTGG cGAGGAAGGCGTCTGTGTAGAAATGACTATGGTCTGTTTGAGTGATTTTGAGGAATATGCCAAGCAGCACCTCTCAAAGGCTACATGGGACTATTATGAGGCTGGAGCTGATGACTGTTGCACCAGAGATGACAACTTGCAGGCCTATAAACG GATCCGCTTGAGGCCGCGGATCTTACGTGATGTGTCGCTCAATGACACTCGGACCTCTGTGCTGGGAACGGAGATAAGCTTCCCTGTGGGAATTGCTCCAACAGCTTTCCACTGCCTCGCATGGCATGAGGGAGAACAGGCCACTGCTAGAG CCACTGAGGCAGTGAACACCTGTTACATAGCCAGCACATACTCCACATGTTCAGTGGAGGAGATTGCCGCAGCAGCACCAAACGGCTACCGTTGGTTCCAGCTGTACTTGTACCGGGACCGAAAACTCTCGGAGCAGATTGTACGCAGAGTGGAGGCACTTGGGTACAAAGCTCTGGTGCTTACAGTGGACGTGCCCTACACTGGCAAAAGGCGCAATGACATACGCAACCAGTTTAAGCTTCCCCCTCACCTGATGGTCAAGAACTTTGAGGGAATGTTCCAG GAGCAGACAAGCACTCAGGAGGAATATGGGATCCCAGCTAATACACTGGACCCTTCAATCAGCTGGAAGGATGTGTGCTGGCTCCAGTCTCTATCACGGCTGCCTATAATCATCAAGGGCATCCTTACAAAAGAGGATGCAGAGCTGGCCGTAGAGCATGGCGTCCAGGGGATAATTGTGTCTAATCATGGGGGCCGGCAACTGGATGGAGTGCCCGCAACG ATAGATTGTCTGCCTGAGATAGTGGATGCAGTGCAGGGCCGGGTCGAGGTCTACATGGACGGAGGGATCCGCACAGGCAATGATGTGCTAAAGGCCGTAGCCTTGGGAGCCAAATGTGTGTTTATTGGCAGACCAGCAGTCTGGGGCCTCGCTTACAAG GGGGAGGAAGGAGTGAGAGAGATCTTACAGATTCTACATGACGAGTTTCGTTTATCCATGGCTCTGTCAG GTTGCCGAAACGTTGCTGAAATCAACAGGAACCTCATTCAGTTCTCCAGACTTTGA